The Paenibacillus sp. BIC5C1 DNA segment CAATCCGCTTCGCTACGAGCTCTGGCAGCATGGGTCAAATTTTCGAATTCCGAGGCATCTTTCAAACCGTCAAAACCACGTTTAATACTCTCAGCGGTCAGATCCGATATCCACAGACGTTTGACAGGCTGACGCAGCTTCAACTGTTGTTGAATTAAGGCAAAAATATACTGCCCTTCACGCCCTGCATCACAAGCATTAACGATGGCCGATGCCCTTTTCGCAAGTTCTCCGATCATTTTCAGTTGATCTTTTGTTCTGGGATTGGGTACAATCTTGAACTGATCCGGAATGATCGGCAGGTCGCCGATATTCCAGCGCTTGTACTTTGAATCATAGGCATCCGGTTCAGCAAGTCCCAATAGATGACCAATCGCCCAGGTGATAATGTAATGCTCACCTTCCAAATAATTGCGATTGTTCTTGGCTCTTGGTTCTATGACGGCGGCAATGGTTCGGCCCATGTCGGGCTTTTCCGCAATAACCAGTGTCTTCATCCGTCCATCTCTCCTCCTTCACCGTCCAGATGACGGCAAAAAGGGGCCTTCCGCCCACGGAAGCCCCTTGCTTCTGAAACTTATTATATCAGATTTTGGTTGCGGGAGCATCCTCCCCATTGGATTTACCCTGCTGCCTGTTCATTCAAAGCCTGCTTCGCTCTGCACTCTTTGCATACGCCCTGAAAATCAAGCCGATGGTCTGTAACGGCAAAGCCATACTGACGCTCAATTTGTTGTTCCAAACGAAGCAAACCATCCTCCATAATCTCTTCTACAGTGCCACACTCTGTGCAGATCAAATGATGATGGTGATGTGAGCCATCCGTACTTCGCAGGTCGAAACGCGCGGCACCGTCCCCAAAGTTAATCTTTTCTACGACCTGAAGATCACTAAGCAGTTCAAGCGTACGATATACGGTAGCCAAGCCGATCTCAGGGAATTGCTCCTTCACCAGCAGAAATACTTCCTCTGCGCTAAAATGATCTTTCTCATGCTCAAGTAAAACACGTACTGTAACTTCTCGTTGCTGTGTCAGCTTATAACCTTTTGCAACCAACTGTTTTTTAATGTCATCGATCTGTTCTGAAATGGACTTGTCCCGGTAACTTGCCATAAAGATTGCACCTCCGGATATTATAATTTCACAATTTGTGTAGTTTTCAATTAAGTGTCATTACATTTCTCTTATTTATAATTATTATAATGTAATAATAAATCTTTATGAGATAAAAAGCAATGCTATACCTCACAGTTGTCTAAAATAATTGTAGCTGAACGTCTCATGTTATCATAAAAAACAACAAAAACCCCCGCTAATTGCGAGAGTTTTGCTGTATCAGTTATATATTTTATTCAAAATTGCAAATTCACATGCATATGCGGCTTATTAACTCGTTATACGAGAACTGTAGAACCCATCAAGTATTTGTCCACTTCACGGGCAGCTTCACGGCCTTCATTAATTGCCCATACAACCAAACTTTGACCACGACGCATGTCACCTGCTGCAAATACTTTATCCACATTGGTATTGTATTTGCCGTAACGTGCCTTTACGTTGGTACGACGGTCTGTTGCAAGTCCAAGTTGTTCCACCAAAGTCTGTTCCGGTCCGTCAAAACCGATAGCAATCATGGCCATTTGAGCTGGGAAGACACGCTCTGTACCCGGAATCGGCTGATAGATCTTACGTCCCGTCTCATCTACAATACGCTCGATTTGAACGGTGTGAAGTTCTTCGAGGTTCCCCTCGTCATCACCCACAAATTTGGTCGTCATGATGGAGAACTCACGCGGGTCGTCACCGAACAATGCTTTCGCTTCTTCCTGTGCATAATCAAGAGTATATACGTTCGGGAATTGCGGCCAAGGGTTGTTAATACGATCCCGTTCCATAGGAGCCTGAGTATGTGTACCAAATTGTGTAATGCTCCGACAACCATGACGAAGCGATGTAGCTACACAGTCGGAACCTGTATCCCCGCCACCGATGACAATAACATCCTTGTCCTGTGCTGACAGGTAATTACCATCCTCCAGATTGGAGTCCAGGTAACTTTTGATGCTACCATTCAGGAAATCCATAGCGTAATGTACGCCTTTCAAGTCACTGCCTTCAATATTGAACTCACGTGGTTTGGTTGCACCGCCGCACAGGACAACAGCATCATAATCATCCACCAGTTGCTGTGCAGCAATATCTTTACCGATCTCGGTGTTTGTTACAAATTGAATGCCTTCTGCTTCCAACAAATCAACACGACGCTGAACGACGTTTTTGTCCAATTTCATCGTAGGGATACCATACATCAGCAAACCGCCGACACGGTCGGAGCGCTCATATACCGTTACCGAGTGACCTGCTTTGTTCAACTGAGCTGCCGTAGCCAGTCCCGCAGGACCTGAACCAACAACTGCTACACGTTTACCCGTACGTTTCTCCGGAGGCTGGGGAACCACCCATCCTTCTTCAAAACCCTTTTCAATAATCGCTTCTTCAATCGTTTTGATGGTTACTGGTTCACCGATAAGTCCCACTGTACATGACCCTTCACAAGGAGCTGGACAGACACGACCTGTAAACTCAGGGAAATTATTCGTTTTGTGCAGACGATCAAGCGCTTCTCTCCACAAACCACGATACACCAGATTATTCCATTCTGGAATCAGGTTATGCACAGGGCAGCCCGACGTTCCGCCAGTCATATCTATACCTGTATGGCAATACGGGGTACCACAATCCATGCATCGTGCACCTTGTGTTCTGAGCTCTTCTTCAGCCATATGTTTATGAAACTCTTCCCAATCCTTAACCCGCTCCGCTGGTTGGCGGTCCGCAGGCAGCTGCCGTTTGTATTCCATAAATCCAGTAGGTGTAGACATCTTACGTTTTCCCCCATCCGTTCTTGTCTTAATCCCTTCATCTGCATGGTTCTATATGAAATGGATTACTCATGTTTGAGTTTTTGTATATTGTATCACAAAATCTTCTCGAAGATATTTCAATTATAGTAGCACTTTGCATGCTGAATATTAAATGGATTATCCGAATAATTATTTGTATTTTATACATCATATCGTCCAAGTCTCCCCATGGTCAATACCCTTAAAATGGTTATTTCTAAGGTGTGGCTACATGAAACCAGGCGTTTAATTAAAGAAAAAACGGACGAAACGTCATTTAAATGTGAGGTAATTTGTCATTAAAAACAACAATTTTTGTTGTTTTAGGCTTCCAAATCCGAACAATGACTGATTTTAGGGCTTTACAACGGTGAAACCCCACAATTTTTATACTTTTTTACCACAGAGTGTTTTAGAGGCTATGTATTTCATTCATTTTTCTGTTAATATAGCGTCACATTCATGTTATTTGTATGTCATTTCATAATTATTTCTTTTAAATTTTAAAAGGAAAGACGCTGTTCACGAATATTTCGTAAATCAGCGCCCTTATATTTCGTTTATAGCGTAAGTTTGGGCTCTCCTACTTCATCTTATGTCCCACTTACCGTTTTCGTTCGTAGAACTCAAACGTATATGCATAAACATTTTTTTCATCTTGCTCGCCTTCGATCTGTTCTGTTAGCTCCCACTCCGACCAATCCACTTCCGGGAAAAAGGTGTCCCCCTCAAAATTCTCATGGATTTTGGTCACCACCAGACGATCTGCGAGCGGCAAAAACTCACGATAGACCTGAGAACCGCCAATAACGCAAAGCTCTTCGCCTTTTGTCACTTCCAGACCCTCTTCAATCGTATGCACCACTTCAGCCTGATTTGCTTTGTAGTTTAGATCTCTTGTTACAACAATATTTCGACGTTGCGGAAGCGGCTTGCCCCCAAAGGACTCCCATGTATTGCGTCCCATAATAATCGTTTTGTTTAGCGTACGTTGCTTGAAAAAGGCCATATCTTTAGGCAAACGCCACGGAATGGAATTATTCAATCCAATGACACCATTCTCGCCCATCGCCCATACAAGTTCAATACTCAAAGATTACACACTCCTTCAATCCGTGTTATACCGCAATTGGGGCTTTAATACCCGGATGATGCTGATAGTTCTCAAACTCAAAATCATCAAACGTATAATCGAAAATGGAATCCGGCTTGCGCTTGATAACTAACTTAGGCAATGCGAATGGCTCACGCTCCAATTGGGTTTTCACTTGTTCCACATGGTTTGAGTAGATGTGTACATCCCCACCGGACCAAATAAACTCCCCAACTTCTAGATCACACTGTTGGGCAATCATATGTGTCAGCAGCGCATAGCTGGCAATGTTAAATGGCAGCCCGAGGAACGTATCTACAGAACGCATGGTGAGCATACACGATAGTTTACCCTCAGCCACGTAGAACTGAAACGCGAAATGACAAGGAGGTAATTTCATGTTGTTAATCTCTGCCACATTCCAAGCGCTAACGAGGTGGCGCCGCGAATCCGGATTATTTTTAATCGAATCAATAACAGCAGCAATCTGATCGATCTTGTCCCCGTTAGGTGCTTCCCAGGTACGCCATTGCGATCCATATACCGGGCCTAGGTCGCCATTCTCGTCTGCCCAATCGTCCCAGATCTTCACGCCGTTTTCCTTCAGATAGGATATATTTGTATCCCCGCTCAAAAACCACAACAACTCATGAATGACTGATTTCAGATGGATTCTTTTGGTTGTTACCAGTGGAAACCCTTCGGATAGGTCGTATCTGAGCTGTCTTCCAAATACCGATTGTGTTCCAGTTCCGGTGCGATCTCCCTTATGCACGCCTGTATCCAGAATATCCTGTAATAAATCGAGATAGTTTTTCAAATTATATTCCCCTCACTAAAGAATATTTACACTTACCACTCCGATGACAGAACAACCTTCCGATCGCTGTTATCCCCATATTTTTTAGATTTCCTTTTTCAAAAGTATAAAATCCGGGGATAAAGGCGAAGCGTATGCTTCCGATGCAGCTTTCCTTCAGAAAGCTTTTAGCTCCGCTTCTTCAGGTTTTTTCTGTCCTCTACGTTCTCGTGTAAAGGTTTAGTTTAACTAAATTAAACACTAAATAAATAGACCGTGATTGGCTTGGAGCCACATCATAACTGATCATTACTACAGTGTACCACAATTGAGTTGTTGGATAAAATCAATTCACTAAAACTTTTGAGTGTGTAACTTTTCATCACATCATATACACTCGTATCTTGAATTTCTCGGCTTTTGCTCAGAAAAAAGAGACGAACAACGCGTTAACGTCATTCGTCTCTTCTGATTTACGTATAATGCCGGACGAATCCGAAGCTTAGACGATATTAGCGGGAAATGATGTGGATCGGGTGACCCATAACCAGTTCCGCAGCTTCCATCACGATTTCGCCCAAAGTAGGGTGAGCGTGAATAGTCAGCGCCAAATCTTCCAGAGTAGCACCCATTTCAATTGCGAGACCAAGCTCAGCAATCAGGTTGGAAGCTTCCAGACCTACGATTTGGCAACCCAATACGAGGCCGCTTTCTTCGTCAGCTACGATTTTCACGAAGCCTTCAGCGTGGTTCAAAGATACAGCACGGCCATTACCCGCATAAGGGAATTTGCCAGCTTTTACTTTGTAACCTTTTTCTTTAGCTTCTTTCTCCGTGTAACCTACGCTGGAGCACTCAGGATCTGTGAACACAACTGCAGGCATACATTTGTAGTCAACTACAGATGGTTGTCCTGCGATCGCTTCAGCAGCCACTTTACCTTCATAAGAAGCTTTGTGGGCAAGTGCCAGACCGGATACGATATCACCGATTGCAAAGATGTGAGGAATGCTAGTACGGCCTTGGTGATCAACTTTAACGAATCCACGCTCGTCAACGTCTACGCCAATCAGGTCCAAACCAAGCTCTCCGTCTGTATTTGGACGACGTCCAACAGTAACCAGCAGGTAATCTGCAGTTACTTCTTTGGATTCACCATTTACGGAATATTTAACAGTTACATCTTTATCCGTTTGCTCAGCACTTTCAGCTTTTGCACCCGTTACGATTTCGATGCCTGTTTTCTTCATGTTTTTAGCTACGAGGCTAGTCATGTCTTTATCGAAACCTGGCAGTACAGTATCCAAACCTTCGATGATTGTTACTTTAGCACCGAATTTAGAGTACATTTGGCCAAGCTCAGCACCGATATAACCGCCACCGATAACGATCATGCTTTTTGGAACTTCAGGCAAGTTCAGAGCTTCTGTAGAAGACAGAATGCGTCCGCCAAACGGGAAAGGTTTCAACTCGATTGGACGGGAACCTGTTGCAATGATTGCATTTTTAAATTTGTAACGTGGAGACTCGTGATCGTTGAATACACGAGCTTCGTTTTCGTTGATGAACATGCACTCACCGTTGAAAACTTCAACTTTGTTGCCTTTGAGCAAACCAGCTACGCCGCCAGTCATTTTCTTAACAACGCCGTTTTTGAATTCTTGAGTTTTGCTGAAATCCACTTTTACGTTCTCAGCAGAGATACCAAAAGCTTCGCCGTGCAATGCAGACTCATATTGGTGTGCAGCCGAGATCAGGGCTTTGGATGGAATACATCCGCGGTTCAAACAAACGCCACCCAGTTCGGATTTGTCTACGATCAATACGCTTTGGCCCAGTTGAGCAGCACGGATGGCAGCTACATAGCCACCAGGACCCGCACCAATTACTAATGTGTCGATATTGAGAGAAGCGTCGCCTACTACCATATCTTACACCTCCATAACAAGCAGCTCAGGGTTAGCGAGCAGCTGTTTAATGTAGTTCATAAAGTTTTGTGCTGTTGCGCCATCGATGATACGGTGGTCGAAGCTCAAGGAAAGAGCCATTACAGGTGCTGCAACAACTTCGCCATTTTTGATAACGGCTTTTTCGCTGATGCGTCCAGTTCCAAGAATTGCAACTTCAGGGAAGTTGATGATCGGAGTGAAGAACATACCGCCAGCAGAACCGATGTTACTGATGGAGATTGTGCTTCCTCTCATTTCGTTCGCGCTCAATTTGCCATCGCGGCCACGAGCTGCCAGATCACGAATGGAATCAGCGATCATCCAGATGGATTTACGATCAGCATCTTTGATAACAGGAACGATCAAGCCGTTGTCTGTATCTGTAGCGATACCGATGTTGTAGTATTTTTTGTATACAATTTCATTAGCTTCTTCATCGATCATAGCGTTCAATGCTGGGAACTCACGGGAAGCTGCAACCAGAGCTTTAACGATGAATGGCAGATAAGTTACTTTTGTACCTTTTTTCTCAGCGATAGGTTTCATGCGAGTACGGAAAGCAACCAGTTCAGTTACGTCCACTTCGTCCATGATTGTAACGTGAGGTGCTGTGTAAGCCGATTTAACCATCGCATTGGAGATCGCTTTACGGATACCTTTGAATGGTACGCGCTCTTCTTCCACACGTTGATCAGCTGCAGCTGCTGCTGGTGCTGCGGATTTTTTCTCTTCTTGAGCCGGAGCTTCGGAAGATGCCGCTGCGGAAGAACCGCCACCGTTTTTGAAGGATTCAACATCTTCTTTAGTAACTTTACCGTTGTTGCCAGTACCGTTAACTTGAGCGATGTCTACGCCTTGTTCACGAGCAAATTTACGCACGCTTGGTGTTGCCAGAACGTCTTTGGCAGGTACTGCCGGAACGCTGTTGTTTCCGCCTTCTTTAGCTGCATCCGAGCTGGAAGCTGCTGCGGAAGAACCGCTTGTGTCAGCTCCGCCTTGAGCTGCATCTTTTTCTTGATCGTCTGCAGGAGCGTCGTCTTGCTCAGGAAGCTCGCCTTCAGCATCGATGATTGCAACAACTTCGCCAACGTGGCAAACTTGGCCATCTTTTGCGAATACTTCTGTTACTGTGCCGTTAACCGGGCAAGGTACTTCAACGACCGCTTTGTCATTCTGTACTTCCATGATGATGTCGTCGTCAGTTACTTTGTCACCGACTTTGATGTGCATCTTGATGATTTCGCCTTCGTGAAGGCCTTCGCCCAGTTCAGGGAATTTGTATTCAAATTTAGCCAACTGAAAAACCTCCTTGATTATGTCTCAATCCTGAAAACAACCCTTAACTCCAAGAAACAACCGTTACTGCTAGTGCAATAAACTGTTACTCAAGGGGCTAATGGCTGTTTACAGTGCAGCTTGCGCTGCGGTGTGGATCACCATACTGCGCCTTGCGGCATGTCAGATGATTAAATTAGAAATTTACGACTTTGTTAACCGCAGCAACGATACGTGCTGGGTTAGGAAGCCATGTATCTTCGATTTGTGCAAATGGATATACAGTATCCGGACCAGCTACACGCAGAACCGGTGCTTCCAAGTGCAGGATTGCTTTTTCATTGATTTGGGCAATGACTTCAGCTGCAACACCTGCGCTCTTTTGAGCTTCCTGTACAACAATTGCACGGTTTGTTTTCTTAATGGAAGCAACGATAGTATCGATGTCGATCGGGCTAACCGTACGAAGGTCGATAACTTCAACTTTGATTCCTTGTTTCTCGAGTTCTTCTGCTGCTTTCACAGATGTGTGAACCATCATACCGTAAGTAATGATAGTTACATCAGAACCTTCACGAACAACGTTCGCTTTGCCCAGCTCAACTGTGTAATCTTCTTCAGGTACTTCTGCACGGAATGCATGGTACAAGTTCAAGTGCTCCATGAAGAATACAGGGTCGTTGTCGCGAATAGAAGCGATCATCAGACCTTTTGCATCATAAGGGTTAGAAGGTACTACCACTTTGATACCCGGAGTTTGCGTAAGCAAACCTTCAAGGGAATCTGTGTGCAATTCTGCCGCTTTTACACCGCCACCGAATGGTGTACGGAATACGATTGGAGAATTATATTTACCGCCGGAGCGGAAACGCATACGAGCTGCTTGAACTACCATTTGGTCAAGGGCTTCGAAGATAAAACCAACGAATTGGATCTCGGCAACCGGACGGAAACCTTGAACACCCAAACCTACAGCCAGACCGCCAATAGCGGACTCAGCGAGTGGAGTATCAAATACACGCTCTTCGCCAAACTCTTTTTGCAGACCTTCCGTTACACGGAAAACGCCGCCTACATTACCTACGTCTTCACCGAAAAGCAGAACGTTAGGATCACGTTTCAACTCCACGCGAAGCGCATCACGGATTGCTTCTTTCATGTTCATTTGTGCCATTTGCTTCATTTCCTCCTTAAACATTGACAGTTCACATTTGAATTCATACATGTATACCGGGACACCGGAACCCGTCCCGGATGTTTATGCTTTATCGGAAAAAACTTATTGGAAATCAGCTTTTTGCTCTTCCAAGTGCTTAGGCGTTTGTTCGAACATGCTGTCGATCAAGCCTGAAATCGTCATTTTCTCGGTTTTTTCCGCTTTTTTGATCTCTTCGTTCACTTTTGCTTTTGCTTCTTCTTTCACACGTGCTGTATCTTCTTCAGTCCAAAGACCTTTTTTCTCCAGATATTTAGCAAAACGCGCGATTGGATCTTTAGCATTCCACTCAGCCTCTTCTTCTTTTGTACGATACTTGGAAGCATCGTCAGAAAGGGAGTGAGGACGGAAACGGTAAGTTACTGCTTCGATCAGAGTTGCGCCTTCGCCGTTACGACCACGTTCAGCAGCTTCCTGAACCGCTTTGATAACTGCAAAGATGTCCATACCGTCAACTTTAACACCTTTGATACCTGCCGCTACCGCTTTGTGAGCGATAGACAGAGCTGCCGTTTGTTTGGCAAAAGGAGTTGTGATGGCATAACCATTGTTTTGTACGAAGAAAATAACAGGCAATTTGTAAACACCAGCGTAGTTCAGACCTTCATAGAAGTCACCTTCTGAAGAACCACCATCACCTGTGTACGTAATTACAACTTGTTTTTGTTTCTTCAATTTGTAACCCATAGCAATACCCATTGCGTGCAGAATTTGTGCACCAATGATGATTTGCGGCATCAATACATTAACGCCATCCGGGATTTGTCCACCATGTTGGTGTCCACGGGAGTACAGGAACGCTTGATAAAGAGGAAGTCCATGCCACACGAGTTGCGGAATGTCACGATAGCCAGGACATACAAAGTCTTCTTTTTCAATTGCAAATTCACTACCAACCATTGTAGCTTCTTGACCAGATACTGGAGCATAGAAACCAAGACGACCTTGACGGCCCAGGTTTACTGCACGGTCATCCCAAGTACGGGTAAATACCATGCGGTACATAATTTCTTTTAATTGATCGTCGGAAAGTTTAGGCATCATGTCTTTGTTAACGATTTCGCCGTCAGGAGACAGCACGGACAGAGCTTCTACATCCTCCGTATATACTTCATAAGGAACCTTGCTCATTTTTTTCTTCACCTCAACAAAAAATTTGAATATCAAGTTCCGCTGTTATAATATTATTATACACCTGTTTCACTGCATACGTCAAAGATATCCGTAATTTTTTTATGTTTCCTTCCGGATTGTATGTATAACAGGGGCTTAATATTGGTATAACAGCATAATACATGTTTGCGTATTTGACCTATCCCCGCACAAGGTTAATCTTACCGTATTGCGCGGTCGAATGCAAAAATTAACCGAGAAAGGTGACGTTTTATGACGGATTCCCGCTATTTGAAACGCACGATTGTGAAGGAAGAGATTGAGAGCCGCTATCTCGGAGAGAAGCGCACACTACGAATTTATCTTCCCCCTGGCTATAACGAATTGTTATCCTACCCTGTCGTTTATTGTCAGGATGGTGAAGAATTTTTCAACTTTGGACGTATCGCCACCACTGCCAACCGTATCATTCTCGACGAAGGAGCCGAACCTTTCATTATAGTAGGAGTTCAGGTGGACGTGTCGGTAAGAACTCAGGAATATGCCCCTTTCGGGGATCGGTTCAAGGCATATACATCATGCTTCGCTGAAGAGATTATTCCCTATGTAGAAGAGAAATATCCTGTTCGCCGCTCTCCGCAGGAACGTGTTCTTGCCGGAGACTCGCTGGGTGGCAGCGTTTCGCTTCATCTTGCTCTGCTTTATCCGGACCTGTTCACACGTGTCATCAGCATGTCTGGAGCTTACTACTCCGCTTCCCAGGAGATCTACGCTGCAGCTGAAGACTTGTCCTGGTTGTCGATCTGGATGATTGTTGGTTTGCAGGAGACTGCATTTGAAGCCGACACCGGCACGTATGACTTTGTTCAATTAAACCGGGATACCCGTGATTTGCTGGAAAAACGAGGTGCGCTTGTCTCCTATCAGGAGAAAGATGGGCATCACCAATGGGGATTCTGGCAAAAGGAACTGCCGGAAGCATTGCTATACTTTCTTCAGGAAAATTAATATCATTGAACACGGCGGCTGAAATGCCGCTTTTGTTTTACAACTTTATGATACCGCTTACATTAACACTCAAAAAAGAAGCAGGTTCTCCTGCTTGTCCGTTCCAGCTTCTTCTCTTATAGCACACTTGTCATTCCAAGCAAATATAACTGATTGTTACATCAATGAATATTCCTTTTCAATCCGATCCAGCAAGACGTCGCAACCTGCATCAACCAGCCTGTAGACTTCTTCAAAATTGCCCGTATAATACGGGTCGGGTACTTCACGAAGCGTCTCGTCTGGCAGCAGATCCATCATTTTGATAATTTCCGCATCTTCACCGCCCGTTACACTTCTTACATTAGCTGCGTTGGAATCATCCATGCATATAATGTAATTAAATTGTGTGAAGTCTGCACTTTCAAATTGTCTTGCTGCCATATTGGCATAAGAAATTTGATATGAATCCAGCAAGGATCGAGTCCCCTCATGCGGAGGTTTGCCAACATGCCAATCTCCTGTTCCTGCCGAGTCCACAGAAATCTGATGGTCAAGCCCTCTTTCACTCACTTTATGACGGAGAACAGCCTCAGCCATCGGTGAGCGACAAATGTTACCCAAACATACAAATAAAACGTTAATCATGTTATTCCCCCTTACTCAAAGTGCGGTTAAGTGGCGCCGGTGCTGTCTGAGGTTTAACATTCTCCGTTTGTACCAGGGAACGACGGGGCAG contains these protein-coding regions:
- a CDS encoding Fur family transcriptional regulator; translation: MSEQIDDIKKQLVAKGYKLTQQREVTVRVLLEHEKDHFSAEEVFLLVKEQFPEIGLATVYRTLELLSDLQVVEKINFGDGAARFDLRSTDGSHHHHHLICTECGTVEEIMEDGLLRLEQQIERQYGFAVTDHRLDFQGVCKECRAKQALNEQAAG
- a CDS encoding alpha-ketoacid dehydrogenase subunit beta; the protein is MAQMNMKEAIRDALRVELKRDPNVLLFGEDVGNVGGVFRVTEGLQKEFGEERVFDTPLAESAIGGLAVGLGVQGFRPVAEIQFVGFIFEALDQMVVQAARMRFRSGGKYNSPIVFRTPFGGGVKAAELHTDSLEGLLTQTPGIKVVVPSNPYDAKGLMIASIRDNDPVFFMEHLNLYHAFRAEVPEEDYTVELGKANVVREGSDVTIITYGMMVHTSVKAAEELEKQGIKVEVIDLRTVSPIDIDTIVASIKKTNRAIVVQEAQKSAGVAAEVIAQINEKAILHLEAPVLRVAGPDTVYPFAQIEDTWLPNPARIVAAVNKVVNF
- a CDS encoding glutamate synthase subunit beta, with product MSTPTGFMEYKRQLPADRQPAERVKDWEEFHKHMAEEELRTQGARCMDCGTPYCHTGIDMTGGTSGCPVHNLIPEWNNLVYRGLWREALDRLHKTNNFPEFTGRVCPAPCEGSCTVGLIGEPVTIKTIEEAIIEKGFEEGWVVPQPPEKRTGKRVAVVGSGPAGLATAAQLNKAGHSVTVYERSDRVGGLLMYGIPTMKLDKNVVQRRVDLLEAEGIQFVTNTEIGKDIAAQQLVDDYDAVVLCGGATKPREFNIEGSDLKGVHYAMDFLNGSIKSYLDSNLEDGNYLSAQDKDVIVIGGGDTGSDCVATSLRHGCRSITQFGTHTQAPMERDRINNPWPQFPNVYTLDYAQEEAKALFGDDPREFSIMTTKFVGDDEGNLEELHTVQIERIVDETGRKIYQPIPGTERVFPAQMAMIAIGFDGPEQTLVEQLGLATDRRTNVKARYGKYNTNVDKVFAAGDMRRGQSLVVWAINEGREAAREVDKYLMGSTVLV
- the thyA gene encoding thymidylate synthase — translated: MKNYLDLLQDILDTGVHKGDRTGTGTQSVFGRQLRYDLSEGFPLVTTKRIHLKSVIHELLWFLSGDTNISYLKENGVKIWDDWADENGDLGPVYGSQWRTWEAPNGDKIDQIAAVIDSIKNNPDSRRHLVSAWNVAEINNMKLPPCHFAFQFYVAEGKLSCMLTMRSVDTFLGLPFNIASYALLTHMIAQQCDLEVGEFIWSGGDVHIYSNHVEQVKTQLEREPFALPKLVIKRKPDSIFDYTFDDFEFENYQHHPGIKAPIAV
- the lpdA gene encoding dihydrolipoyl dehydrogenase, which codes for MVVGDASLNIDTLVIGAGPGGYVAAIRAAQLGQSVLIVDKSELGGVCLNRGCIPSKALISAAHQYESALHGEAFGISAENVKVDFSKTQEFKNGVVKKMTGGVAGLLKGNKVEVFNGECMFINENEARVFNDHESPRYKFKNAIIATGSRPIELKPFPFGGRILSSTEALNLPEVPKSMIVIGGGYIGAELGQMYSKFGAKVTIIEGLDTVLPGFDKDMTSLVAKNMKKTGIEIVTGAKAESAEQTDKDVTVKYSVNGESKEVTADYLLVTVGRRPNTDGELGLDLIGVDVDERGFVKVDHQGRTSIPHIFAIGDIVSGLALAHKASYEGKVAAEAIAGQPSVVDYKCMPAVVFTDPECSSVGYTEKEAKEKGYKVKAGKFPYAGNGRAVSLNHAEGFVKIVADEESGLVLGCQIVGLEASNLIAELGLAIEMGATLEDLALTIHAHPTLGEIVMEAAELVMGHPIHIISR
- the pdhA gene encoding pyruvate dehydrogenase (acetyl-transferring) E1 component subunit alpha → MSKVPYEVYTEDVEALSVLSPDGEIVNKDMMPKLSDDQLKEIMYRMVFTRTWDDRAVNLGRQGRLGFYAPVSGQEATMVGSEFAIEKEDFVCPGYRDIPQLVWHGLPLYQAFLYSRGHQHGGQIPDGVNVLMPQIIIGAQILHAMGIAMGYKLKKQKQVVITYTGDGGSSEGDFYEGLNYAGVYKLPVIFFVQNNGYAITTPFAKQTAALSIAHKAVAAGIKGVKVDGMDIFAVIKAVQEAAERGRNGEGATLIEAVTYRFRPHSLSDDASKYRTKEEEAEWNAKDPIARFAKYLEKKGLWTEEDTARVKEEAKAKVNEEIKKAEKTEKMTISGLIDSMFEQTPKHLEEQKADFQ
- a CDS encoding alpha/beta hydrolase, yielding MTDSRYLKRTIVKEEIESRYLGEKRTLRIYLPPGYNELLSYPVVYCQDGEEFFNFGRIATTANRIILDEGAEPFIIVGVQVDVSVRTQEYAPFGDRFKAYTSCFAEEIIPYVEEKYPVRRSPQERVLAGDSLGGSVSLHLALLYPDLFTRVISMSGAYYSASQEIYAAAEDLSWLSIWMIVGLQETAFEADTGTYDFVQLNRDTRDLLEKRGALVSYQEKDGHHQWGFWQKELPEALLYFLQEN
- a CDS encoding dihydrofolate reductase; the encoded protein is MSIELVWAMGENGVIGLNNSIPWRLPKDMAFFKQRTLNKTIIMGRNTWESFGGKPLPQRRNIVVTRDLNYKANQAEVVHTIEEGLEVTKGEELCVIGGSQVYREFLPLADRLVVTKIHENFEGDTFFPEVDWSEWELTEQIEGEQDEKNVYAYTFEFYERKR
- a CDS encoding low molecular weight protein-tyrosine-phosphatase: MINVLFVCLGNICRSPMAEAVLRHKVSERGLDHQISVDSAGTGDWHVGKPPHEGTRSLLDSYQISYANMAARQFESADFTQFNYIICMDDSNAANVRSVTGGEDAEIIKMMDLLPDETLREVPDPYYTGNFEEVYRLVDAGCDVLLDRIEKEYSLM
- a CDS encoding dihydrolipoamide acetyltransferase family protein, yielding MAKFEYKFPELGEGLHEGEIIKMHIKVGDKVTDDDIIMEVQNDKAVVEVPCPVNGTVTEVFAKDGQVCHVGEVVAIIDAEGELPEQDDAPADDQEKDAAQGGADTSGSSAAASSSDAAKEGGNNSVPAVPAKDVLATPSVRKFAREQGVDIAQVNGTGNNGKVTKEDVESFKNGGGSSAAASSEAPAQEEKKSAAPAAAAADQRVEEERVPFKGIRKAISNAMVKSAYTAPHVTIMDEVDVTELVAFRTRMKPIAEKKGTKVTYLPFIVKALVAASREFPALNAMIDEEANEIVYKKYYNIGIATDTDNGLIVPVIKDADRKSIWMIADSIRDLAARGRDGKLSANEMRGSTISISNIGSAGGMFFTPIINFPEVAILGTGRISEKAVIKNGEVVAAPVMALSLSFDHRIIDGATAQNFMNYIKQLLANPELLVMEV